ATGGTCGGCCACACAGACCGTCACCGACACGCGTCATCTTAACCTCGATCACTATCGAGATTGGCTCTGGAAGATGTCGAACGACGGACTCGCGCAAACCACCATCGCACGGCGCTCGGCGACGCTCCGAAGCTGGTCGGCATGGATGTGGCGCGAAGGAGCGACAGAGACCGACACGGCTGCGCGACTGCGCTCGCCGAAGACGGGACGGCATCTGCCGAAGGTTGTGCCGCGCGACGCCATGGATTCACTACTTCACGGGCTGGGCGTCGCCGCCGCTGACGGCAGCCCAAGCGATGTGCGCGATCGCGCGATCGTTGAGCTGCTTTATGCATCAGGACTTCGCGTCTCTGAATTGTGTGGACTCGATATCGATGATGTTGATCTTGACCGGCTCACCGTGCGCGTGACGGGAAAGGGGTCAAAGCAGCGAATTGTGCCCTTTGGGGTTCCAGCTCAGTCGGCGATCGTGGATTATCTTCGCGACGCCCGTGCCCTTTTGCTTCGCCAGAATTCGTCTCCGACTGCGGGAGACACGTCTGCGGTTTTCCTGGGAACTCGAGGATCGAGACTGAGCACTCGTTCGGCATACACCGTGATCTCACGCATCCTCTCCCAGGTGCCGGCGGCGAGCGGGGTCGGACCGCACACTCTGAGGCACACAGCCGCAACGCATCTTCTCGACGGCGGTGCGGATCTTCGTGCCGTGCAGGAACTCCTGGGTCACTCGAGCCTCGGGACGACACAGATCTATACGCACGTGTCTGCTGACCGACTCAGAGAGAGCTATCGACTGGCCCACCCTCGCGCGTAGCCGCCGAGACGAACGGGAGAAGCACAGCCCTCTCGATCCCGCCGAAGAAGATGAGCGGGTTGACGTATTCGCCGTGAACACGAACGCCGATGTGCAGACAATCCGAACCGCAGTGCGGTCCCGTCGTGATTGTTCCGATCACCTGGCCGCGTTTCACGCTCTCACCCTCTGAGACAAGCGGAGTCACCGCCTCGAAGCTGCTGAGCACGTCACCAATGTGCTCGATCGTGATCACCGGCCTGTTGACAACAACACCGGCGAAGAAAACTGTTCCCTCCGCTGGTGCGTGAACCTCCTGATTCTCGTTCGCGGCAGCATCGATTCCTCTGTGCCCCTTTCCCCAGGGGTCAGTCGGCGCCTCGAATGCCCGGGTTACACGTCGATTGCCGTCCAACGGCCATTGCCAGGATGTGTTGGCGGCAGAATCTGCGGGGGAGTGCACAGCCGCAGCGGGAGCATCGGTAAACACCACTGACAGCCCGAGAACCACGGCGGTGACGGCAATGACGCCGCGCATTCGGCGTCGAGAGGAATGGATGCCCATTCCCCGATTGTTGTCTGTGACGAGGGGTCCGCCTGAAACTTCAGCCACGATGTGAATGTCGATGCCTCATCGTTGGGCTGTGGACGACAACGCACGTCGCGTCGGATGCTAGAATGGCCGGAGCATCCCGTGTGTCGGGATGACTACGCGTGCCCAATCGGCCTCCTCACCCAACGGTCTTCGCTCTGTGAGCGTTGTGGGTGTGTGCCGGGCACCAGGGAGTGCGGTCACCAGATCGCACCATCAACCGCAGAGACGCCGCACGGCGTCAGAGAAGGAGACACGGCCATGGCCGTCGTAACGATTCGCCAGCTGCTTGACAGCGGCGTGCACTTCGGGCACCAGACCCGTCGTTGGAACCCCAAGATGAAGCGCTTCATCTTCACGGAGCGTTCCGGCATCTACATCATTGACCTTCAGCAGTCGCTCGCGTACATCGACCGCGCGTACGACTTCGTCAAGGAGACCGTCGCCCACGGCGGCAGCGTGCTCTTCGTCGGAACGAAGAAGCAGGCTCAGGAATCCATCGCCGAGCAGGCGACGCGCGTGGGTCAGCCCTACGTCAACCAGCGTTGGCTTGGTGGACTCCTCACGAACTTCCAGACGGTTTCGAAGCGACTTGCGCGCATGAAGGAGCTCGAGGAGCTCGACTACGAGGATGCCTCGAAGTCTGCCTTCACAAAGAAGGAACTTCTGATCAAGAAGCGCGAGCTCGACAAGCTTCACAAGTCGCTTGGCGGAATTCGCAACCTCACGAAGACCCCGTCTGCACTGTGGATCGTCGACACGAAGAAGGAGCACCTCGCCGTTGACGAGGCGAAGAAGCTCGGGATTCCCGTCGTCGCCATTCTCGACACCAACTGCGACCCCGACGAGGTCAACTACCCGATTCCGGGGAACGACGACGCGATCCGTTCCGTGAGCCTGCTCACACGCATCGTTGCCGACGCCGCCGCCGAGGGTCTCATCCAGCGCCACCAGAAGCCTGCCGAGGGTTCTGAGCAGGCCGAGCCGCTGGCCGAGTGGGAGAAAGAACTTCTGACCGCTGAGCAGGGCGAGTCCACGACCGAGCCGGCCGACGAACCAGCTGAGAAGTCTGATGCTCCTGCTGTCGACGCAGCCGAGGCTCCGGCAACAGACGAGGCTCCGGCTGCCGAAGAGGCACCCGCCGCTGAGACAGCCGAAGCTCCCGCTGAGGAAACTGCCGAAGAGGCAACCGAGGCTCCTGCTGCTGAGGCCGACGAAGCCACTGCAGCCGACGACGCAAAGTAACTTTCGACTACAAGGAGTTCCATACAATGGCAAACTTCAGCATTGCCGATCTGAAGACGCTGCGTGAGCAGCTTGGCACGGGCATGGCCGACACAAAGGCCGCGCTCGTCGAAGCTGACGGTGACATCGAGAAGGCGACGGAGATTCTTCGTCTGAAGGGTGCAAAGGGCAACGCAAAGCGCGCTGACCGTTCGACGAGCGAGGGACTGATCCTCTCGCGCGAGTCCGACGGTTCAACGACGCTTGTCGAGCTGGCCTGCGAGACTGACTTCGTCGCAAAGAACGAGAAGTTCGGCGACCTGGCAAACACGGTTGCCGACGCGGTAGTCGCGGCTGGCGCGTCGTCGGTCGATGAAGGTCTCGCTGCCGTCAGCGATGGCAAGACCGTCGCCGACGTCATCGGCGAGCAGGCAGCGACCATCGGCGAGAAGATCGAACTCCGTCGTGTTGTGCGCGTCGAGGGTACGAACTTCGCTGTCTATCTGCACCGCACGTCGAAGGACCTGCCGCCCCAGATCGGAGTCGTCGTTTCCTACCAGGGCGACGACGCAGAGACGGCCCGTGCCATCGCGCAGCACATCGCAATGTTCGACCCGGCCTACCTGGGCGTCGACGACGTTCCGGCAGACGTGCTCGATAAAGAGCGTGAGATCGTCACCGAGATCTCGCGCAACGAGGGCAAGCCAGAGGCCGCGCTCCCGAAGATCATCGAGGGCCGCGTGAATGCCTTCCTCAAGCAGGTTGTGCTTGTGGAGCAGGCGTACGCCCGCGACAGCAAGGTTCAGGTGAAGAAGGTTCTCGCCGACTCTGGCCTGACCATCACCGGTTTTGCTCGCCTGAAGGTCGGCGCGTAAAGATACGAGAGGAGTCCGGGTTGCGAATTGAGCAGCCCGGACTTCTTTGTGTGTGCACGCATGCACGACACCCAGTAGTTTGAAGAGCACACGATCGGAAGGATGTCATCTGCATGTCGGAGAAGAAGCGCAGAGTACTGCTGAAGCTGTCAGGTGAAGCGTTCGGTGGAGGCCAGCTCGGGGTGAACCCCGACGTTGTCGGTAACATCGCCCGGGAAATTGCAGAAGCCGCCAGCGACGTCGAGATTGCCGTCGTCGTGGGAGGCGGCAACTTTTTTCGCGGAGCTGAACTCTCAGAGCGCGGCATGGAACGCGGCCGCGCCGACTATATGGGCATGCTCGGCACCGTTATGAATGCCCTTGCATTGCAAGACTTCCTCGAGCAGGCCGGCGCAACGACGCGCGTTCAGTCTGCAATCGAGATGACTCAGGTGGCGGAGCCGTACATTCCGCGTCGAGCTGAACGGCACCTCGAGAAGGGGCGTGTCGTCATCTTCGGTGCCGGAGCAGGCCTTCCCTATTTCTCGACTGACACCGTGTCGGCCCAGCGTGCGCTTGAAATCGGCGCCGATGTTGTGCTCGTTGCGAAGAACGGTGTGGACGGCGTTTACACGGCCGACCCTCGCATCGACACGAGCGCAACTCTCATCGACAACATCACGTATCAGGAGGCGCTGCAGAAGGGCCTCAAGGTTGTCGATTCCACGGCATTCAGCCTGTGCATGGATAACCATATGCCGATGCAGGTGTTCGGAATGGAGCCATCGGGCAACGTCACGGCTGCGCTGCGCGGCAGTGAGATGGGAACCTTCGTCAGCAACTAGACTGGATCAAGGCCAACGACGAGAAGGAGCGACGAGTGATCGCCGATGTATTGACTGAAACGTCATCAAAGATGGACAAAGCCGTTGAGGTGGCCAAGGACGACTTCGCTACCGTGCGGTCGGGGCGAGCGAACCCGCAACTCTTTCAGCGCATTCTCGTTGACTATTACGGTTCGCCGACACCGCTGGAGCAGCTCGCGTCGATCAACAACACTGATGCCCGCTCGATCGTGATCTCGCCGTACGACAAGACGGCGTTGAAGGACATCGAACAGGGAATACGTGATGCCCCGAACCTTGGCGTCAACCCGACGAACGACGGCACGATTATACGGGTGACGATGCCAGAGCTCACGGAAGAACGTCGCAAAGAATACGTCAAGCTTGTGCGCGGAAAAGGTGAAGACGCGCGAGTCGCCGTTCGCAACATCCGCCGCAAGGGAAAAGATGATCTTGATGCGTTGAAAGGTGATGTCGGAGACGATGAGGTTGCGCGAGGCGAGAAAGAACTCGAGCAGATCACCAAGTCGCATACTGACGCCATTGACGAGGCTCTCAAGCGCAAAGAGGCCGAGCTTCTCGAGGTGTGACATCCGTGATCACAATCGAGGAATTCTGTGAACGCTGATGACGAGCACTCGTCACGGCGAGAGAGCGGCCGCCGGCGCCGATCGGACCTGCACGCGCAGCTGCGCGAGACGAGAGATGACATCGAACGCCAGGTTCGCGACGGCCGGGTGCGTTTCGACCAGGTGAATGAGCGGATTGAGGCCAGAACGGGCCGAAATCTGATTCTCGCGATCGTGATCGGGGTCGTTCTCGGCATCGGCCTCGTGGCGAGTCTGATCTTTGTGAAGGTCGTCTTTGCGATCTTCGCGACGATCATCGTAGGCTTCACGGCCTTTGAACTCGCGAATGCCCTGCGTCGAACGGGACGGGCCGTTGACCCGATCGCCGCGGTGATCTCGGCTGTGCTCATCATCGGCACGGCATATTTCATCGACGCCCCCTCCCGCGGCATGGTGTTCGCAGGCGGCATCGCGTTCGTCATCGTCTACCGGCTTGTCGCTCAGATGGCGTCGGGGCAATCACGAAATGTGAAACAGACGGTGAGTGACCTGGCAACAGCGGCGTTCATTCAGGTTTACGTTCCCTGGCTGGCCAGTTTCGCCGTCGTACTCGTTTCACAAGAGAACGGTGAATGGTGGACACTAGCGTTCATTGCGTTGGTCGTGAGTGTTGACGTCGGCGCCTATGCCGCGGGCCTGTCCTTCGGAAAACACCCTATGGCCCCGAACATCAGCCCGAAGAAGACGTGGGAAGGTTTCGCCGGCGCTGTCGTCTGCAGCATCCTCGCTGGCATTCTGCTGGCGCTCTTCATGATCGGTCAGCCGTGGTGGGTCGGCGTTATTCTCGGCCTACTCATTCTGGGGAGTGCGACGGTCGGAGACCTTGTCGAGTCAATGATCAAACGCGACATGGGCATTAAAGACATGAGCTCGTGGCTGCCGGGGCACGGCGGTTTTCTCGACAGACTCGATTCGATTCTTCCCTCGGCGGCCGTCATGTTTGCGGTCTACACGGTTGCGGTTCACTGAGGGTGTTTTCAGCAGCGTGTGAGAGACAATAAGAACGTGACATCACATTTTCCGTTGGTCAAGCACGGCAAAGGGTACGCGGTTGACGAAGTCGAGGCGTTCCTTGAGCGTGCCCGTGAGGCGTACAACGAGTCCGACTCCGCGCAGATGACCGCCTCCGATTTGCGCTCGGCGTCGTTCAGTATGAAGCGCAAGGGGTACTCGCCCGTTCATGTTGATGCTGCTCTGGAGCGCCTTGAGGATGCCTTTGCTCGGCGTGAACGCGAGAATGCGTACGACGAGAGGGGGCGCGACAGCTGGATCGAAGACGCAACGACGACGGCTCAAGTCGTTCTCAATCGCCTCGCACGCCCGGATCGTGAAAGATTTCGCCGCGTCAATATCCTGACGCAGGGCTACCGACGCGACGATGTAGATAAGTTCGCCCGGAAGATCGAGGACTACTTCACCGACGGCGCGCCCATCAGCATCGACAGGGTCCGCACTGTTGTTTTCTCAAGCGAACGCGGCGGCTACGACGAAGCGCAGGTGGATGCTGTGCTTGACACGGTTGTGAGCGTGATGCTGGCCGTTCGCTGATGGTCGATGCGTGGCACTGGAACCCCAGCGCGCGACTCGTGTAACATGACCGTTATCGTGGGTAAGCATGTTGCAGAGATCATTCCGGCCATTCCGAGCGTGAAGGCGCAACGTCAGCGACCGCGTACACGCCGCACAATCGTGCTTGGGCTGTTCTCCTTTATCGCTGCTTTCGCATTTCTCGCCGTCAACGTCGTTGATCCGTACTCCGGCGCCACAGCCTCACCGTACTTTCAAGTGGCCCAAACCGATCGCACCGCCGACGCACAGTCGATGGTCGTCGCGGGCGCTTACGAGACGGCCGTCGATCGCGACGGATACGACGTGTACATCAAACCTAAGCCCAAGCCGAAGCCGGATCCTGTCGAAGAGAAGTCGACCGACGACGATGATTCGTCCGGAGGCTCAGGTGCTCCGCCTGCGGGTACGCCCGATCCGGGTTCAGCGAAGGCGATAGCCCACGATATGGTCACATCGCGCGGCTGGGGCGAAGACCAATACAGTTGCCTCGTTGCGCTCTGGGATCGCGAATCAGGCTGGAACGTCTACGCCCACAACGCGTCATCGGGGGCCTACGGAATTCCGCAGGCTCTGCCGGGGAGCAAAATGGCCTCGGCTGGTGCCGACTGGCAGACGAACGCCGCAACACAGATCTCGTGGGGTCTCGGGTACATTTCCGGGCGATACGGTTCCCCCTGTGGGGCATGGTCCCATTCGCAGGCAAAAGGTTTTTACTGACCCCGTCGCACTCCGTGGAGTTCATGATGCCGCGCAGCAATCGGCCGCGTCGACGACGCCCTGCCGTTCAGAACGATGAGGATGACCTCAGCCATCTGCTTTCCGGCTGGAAGCGGACGGAAGTGCGTCACGGCGTTTCATGGAACGTTCAGCCGGTGTCTGCTGCCCGAGCGTTGAAGGAATACAGTTGCCCCGGCTGTGGTGGGGTCGTCGTGACAGGCGTGTCGCATTTGGTCACGTGGAGGGCGGATGGCGTGCTCGGTGACTCCTCAGATCTCGCAGCTCGGCGCCATTGGCACTCTCACTGCTGGAGTATCTCATGACCATCGAGATCAAAGGAGGGGTCGAGCTTCCTGCACAGCGTGAGAACATCACACTGCACACCGAAGACGGGCTGGAGCTCGTGGGAGAACTCGCGACTCCCACAACACGCACGCCGGTGGCGACGCTGGTCACGCTGCATCCTTTGCCCACGGCGGGCGGGTTCATGGACTCTCATATACTCAAGAAGGCGGCCGCTCGGTTTCCTGCCATCGCTGATCTTGCTGTTCTGCGTTTCAACACTCGCGGCACGACATCACTACGCGGAACGAGCGACGGGCGTTTTGGCGACGGCATCGATGAAGAAGCCGACGTTGCGGCAGCGATGGCATTCGTAGGCGAACGCGGCCTGCCAAACCCCTGGCTCCTCGGGTGGTCGTTCGGAACAGAGCTCGCAATGAAGTACGGTCGCGCGCATCCCGTCTCCGGTGCGATCCTGCTTTCTCCTCCATTGCACCGCACGACTGATGCAGAGCTGGGCGCTTGGGCCGGTGATTCGCGACGGCTCATTGCCGTGATTCCCGAGTTGGATGATTATCTTCGCCCAGCTGAGGCGGAAGAGCGTTTTGCCGTTGTTCCCGAGGCAACTGTGGTTCCCGTAGAGAACGGCCGGCACCTGTGGGTCGGCGAGAAGCAGACTCGCCGTGTACTGACCGAGATTCTCGCCGTTGTCAACCCCGAGGCGCTGCCCCTCGCTGTGGAGTGGGACGGCCCCCTCGGCTAGAGCTCGTTCTGCCGCGGGATGACCACCTGTTTGATGATCAAAAGGATCGCCGCGGCCGTGGGAATTGCCACAAGTGCTCCCAGCAGCCCCAGAAGCGAGCCTCCGGCAAGAGCAGCAATGACCACGACAGCGCCCGGAACCGAAACGGCTCGCCGCATGATGTTCGGGCTGATCACGTACGCCTCAATTTGCATATACACGAGGTAGTAGATGCCAGCGACAAGCGCGGTGAATGGCGAGCCAAGGCCAGGAATTAAGCAGGCGAGCGTGATGATGATGGAACCAGACAGCGTTCCGACCAGTGGAATCATCGAGGCGACGAAAGCTATGACGGCAAGCACTGGTGGAAACGGCGCCTGGATGATCGACAGGAAGATGAACGACAGGATGCCGTTGCAGGCAGCGATGCTTGCCTGTCCGATCACATAGTGCCCGATCGAGTCTGTGATCTGCTCGCTGAGATCGGCGAACCGTTCCCTCTTCGATGCCGGGACAAGCAGGTACATGCCGCGGCGCATCGTGGGCAGCGAGGCTGTGAAATACAGGGTAAGGATCAAAATAATCAGCGCACCGAAGAAAAACGAGCCGATCGAGAGGGCGACGCTGAGAATTCCGCTCGAGAGATTCGACACGTTGCTCGCGTCGGTGAGCCAACCCGCGGCGCTGTCGATGAGCTCGTCAAACGGAATAAACGGAAACTGCTGCTCGAGAAACTGCAGCAGCGTGAGGTCGCCGATCTGGCGTTGGATCTGCGGAACGAGAGCGACGAGTTTTCCCACCTGATCCACGATGATCGGAACAACCATCCAGATCACGCCAGTGAAAAGTGCAAGCACGCACAGCATCACCGTGATGAGCGCGGCCCAGCGGGGAAAGCTCTTCTTTTCCAGCCAGGTGACGATCGGGTCGAGGCCGAGCGCAATAAACAGCGCTGCGCCAATGTAGATGATGATTGTCGACAGCGACACGACCGAGTTGATGATGAGGAGGCCGATGCCGACGCCGAGGGTGCCGACGAGTCCGACCCGGAACGCGTTCTGGATTTTCACTCGAGCCCCCTTGAATTGCGTGCCCCTCATCCTAAACGCCCACGGCAGTCGCCATCGGCATATCCAGGGCCGAGTCGCCGAGCGGGTTTTCAGACAAATGGGCTAATCTGTAGCGTCTGTATTCGTCACCGTCGTTGCTCTCGACCCGAAATTCGGATGCTTCGACTAATCCGCGGTGGCGCTGGAGGAGAAACTCGTGCGATTCGTCTTGGCTATAGCCGCGTTTGTCGTTGCGGCTGCCATGATCGTCCTCGGAATTGCCCAAAGGACGGTCTTTCTTCCGCCGGCAGCGGTTTCCTATGAGGTCAGCATCGACAACGATCTGGCGTTCACCGTCATCGATGGCGAGACCATGACCGCTCTTCCCGGCAAACAGTCCGTGACAGCAACCGGATCAGACACTGTCTTCGTGGCCTACGCGCGCACGGGAGATATCAAGGCCTGGTTGGGCGACGAGCCGTACAACACGATCTCGTTCAACAAAGACACGACAAGACTTGTCTCGAAGACGCACGAGGCTCAAGCGACAGATACGGATCCTCAGGCGACCGAAACTCCTGCTCCGGATGCGCCAGACGACGAGACAGACGCAGCCGAGAAGGAGGGCGACGAAGAGACGACTGCCCCGAACCCTGCCGGTTCTGACCTCTGGCTGATGGAGAATATCGAGAAGGATGCCGTTATCGCGCCGATGAACATTCCAGAGGGCGTGAGCGTTCTCGTCGCATCGGACGGCGCGCAAGCAGCTCCCTCGCACCTCAAGCTCACGTGGCCAAGCGACAACTCGACGCCATGGGCAGGTCCGCTGATCGTTGGCGGAATCATCATGATTATCGTTGGTCTCGTGCTCTATCTTCTGGGAATCAATCATCTGCGTCGTTCGCGAGGGCCGCGCCGAAAGGGAATCGACGACGGGCGCAAGAAGCGCTTCCTCGGTCGAGGGGCGCGCCCGCGGGCACTCACTGGCTCACAGAAGTCTGGTCGAGGTCGGCTGCGCATGATCGCGGTGCCGATTGTTCTGGTTGGTGCCATCAGCCTCAGTGGTTGTTCACAGGCATTCTGGCCTGATTTCACTCCCGATCCGAGCCTCGAAACGTCTGCGACGCCGACGGCAACTCCGGAAACTGGCGAAGAATTGCCCGAACCCGCGGTCTCCATTCCGCAGCTTGAGCGCATTATGGCGCAGGTCTCCGCCGTCGCCACGGAGGCTGACAGCGCTCGAGACTCAGATCTTGCCGCGACGCGCTTTGCCGGGGCCGCGCTCACCGAGCGCCAAACCAACTACGACATCCGCGAGAAAATCTCCGATTACGCTGCGCCCGCGCCGATTCCCGCGTCGCCACTGACGATCAGCCTTCCCAAGGCAACAGATACCTGGCCGCGAACCGTGATCACGATGGTGAAAGACGAAGATCCCACTGTCGCGCCAACGTCCGTCGTGCTCGAGCAGGAGACACCGCGCGACAACTACAAAGTCGTCTATACGCAACGTCTCGAACCGGATGCTGTTGTGCCGCAACTCGCGCCAGCGAGCGTTGGGGCTGCAGGCATCCCCGCCGATTCCGCCTGGCTGACCATGCCTCCCCAAGACATCGCTGCTGCCTACGCCGATGTCGTGGCTAAGGGGGAGGAGAGCGAATTTGCTTCGAAGTTCGACGTCAGTAATGACACGCTCATTGATGCCATCGCGTCCGATCGCGACACGAAGAAGTCGGAGCTGCCCGATACCGCGACCATCTCGTTTGCTACGAAAGCCGGTGAGTCCGAACCGGTGTCACTCGCCACGCTGAACTCGGGGGCAATTGTTTCCGTCAGCATGCTTGAGGTCGAAACGGTGAAGCCTAAGCAAGAGGGCGCGCTCATCAAGATCGAAGGAACGACGATGGCCGCTCTCGCAGGACTCGACGAGACTGCAAAGGGCATCGAATCCACGTATTCTGATCAATTGCTGTTCTACGTTCCGCCCGCTGATTCCGAAGGCAAGATCACACTTCTGGGCTTCAGTCAGGGGCTTCTGAGTGCCACGGAGTTGAAATGAGTGATATGCCTTTTGACGGAGCATCCATACGCGGTGCAGTCGACCTGTCGAGCCTCGTCAACAGGGGTGCCCCGCCCACGCAGCAGG
The Paramicrobacterium chengjingii DNA segment above includes these coding regions:
- a CDS encoding lytic transglycosylase domain-containing protein, translating into MTVIVGKHVAEIIPAIPSVKAQRQRPRTRRTIVLGLFSFIAAFAFLAVNVVDPYSGATASPYFQVAQTDRTADAQSMVVAGAYETAVDRDGYDVYIKPKPKPKPDPVEEKSTDDDDSSGGSGAPPAGTPDPGSAKAIAHDMVTSRGWGEDQYSCLVALWDRESGWNVYAHNASSGAYGIPQALPGSKMASAGADWQTNAATQISWGLGYISGRYGSPCGAWSHSQAKGFY
- a CDS encoding DivIVA domain-containing protein; this encodes MTSHFPLVKHGKGYAVDEVEAFLERAREAYNESDSAQMTASDLRSASFSMKRKGYSPVHVDAALERLEDAFARRERENAYDERGRDSWIEDATTTAQVVLNRLARPDRERFRRVNILTQGYRRDDVDKFARKIEDYFTDGAPISIDRVRTVVFSSERGGYDEAQVDAVLDTVVSVMLAVR
- a CDS encoding AI-2E family transporter; this translates as MKIQNAFRVGLVGTLGVGIGLLIINSVVSLSTIIIYIGAALFIALGLDPIVTWLEKKSFPRWAALITVMLCVLALFTGVIWMVVPIIVDQVGKLVALVPQIQRQIGDLTLLQFLEQQFPFIPFDELIDSAAGWLTDASNVSNLSSGILSVALSIGSFFFGALIILILTLYFTASLPTMRRGMYLLVPASKRERFADLSEQITDSIGHYVIGQASIAACNGILSFIFLSIIQAPFPPVLAVIAFVASMIPLVGTLSGSIIITLACLIPGLGSPFTALVAGIYYLVYMQIEAYVISPNIMRRAVSVPGAVVVIAALAGGSLLGLLGALVAIPTAAAILLIIKQVVIPRQNEL
- the pyrH gene encoding UMP kinase, whose product is MSEKKRRVLLKLSGEAFGGGQLGVNPDVVGNIAREIAEAASDVEIAVVVGGGNFFRGAELSERGMERGRADYMGMLGTVMNALALQDFLEQAGATTRVQSAIEMTQVAEPYIPRRAERHLEKGRVVIFGAGAGLPYFSTDTVSAQRALEIGADVVLVAKNGVDGVYTADPRIDTSATLIDNITYQEALQKGLKVVDSTAFSLCMDNHMPMQVFGMEPSGNVTAALRGSEMGTFVSN
- a CDS encoding alpha/beta hydrolase, translated to MTIEIKGGVELPAQRENITLHTEDGLELVGELATPTTRTPVATLVTLHPLPTAGGFMDSHILKKAAARFPAIADLAVLRFNTRGTTSLRGTSDGRFGDGIDEEADVAAAMAFVGERGLPNPWLLGWSFGTELAMKYGRAHPVSGAILLSPPLHRTTDAELGAWAGDSRRLIAVIPELDDYLRPAEAEERFAVVPEATVVPVENGRHLWVGEKQTRRVLTEILAVVNPEALPLAVEWDGPLG
- a CDS encoding tyrosine recombinase, with product MDIAAAREEFIDYVRVERNFSPQTARAYASDLSAFLEWSATQTVTDTRHLNLDHYRDWLWKMSNDGLAQTTIARRSATLRSWSAWMWREGATETDTAARLRSPKTGRHLPKVVPRDAMDSLLHGLGVAAADGSPSDVRDRAIVELLYASGLRVSELCGLDIDDVDLDRLTVRVTGKGSKQRIVPFGVPAQSAIVDYLRDARALLLRQNSSPTAGDTSAVFLGTRGSRLSTRSAYTVISRILSQVPAASGVGPHTLRHTAATHLLDGGADLRAVQELLGHSSLGTTQIYTHVSADRLRESYRLAHPRA
- the rpsB gene encoding 30S ribosomal protein S2; the protein is MAVVTIRQLLDSGVHFGHQTRRWNPKMKRFIFTERSGIYIIDLQQSLAYIDRAYDFVKETVAHGGSVLFVGTKKQAQESIAEQATRVGQPYVNQRWLGGLLTNFQTVSKRLARMKELEELDYEDASKSAFTKKELLIKKRELDKLHKSLGGIRNLTKTPSALWIVDTKKEHLAVDEAKKLGIPVVAILDTNCDPDEVNYPIPGNDDAIRSVSLLTRIVADAAAEGLIQRHQKPAEGSEQAEPLAEWEKELLTAEQGESTTEPADEPAEKSDAPAVDAAEAPATDEAPAAEEAPAAETAEAPAEETAEEATEAPAAEADEATAADDAK
- the frr gene encoding ribosome recycling factor, producing the protein MIADVLTETSSKMDKAVEVAKDDFATVRSGRANPQLFQRILVDYYGSPTPLEQLASINNTDARSIVISPYDKTALKDIEQGIRDAPNLGVNPTNDGTIIRVTMPELTEERRKEYVKLVRGKGEDARVAVRNIRRKGKDDLDALKGDVGDDEVARGEKELEQITKSHTDAIDEALKRKEAELLEV
- a CDS encoding murein hydrolase activator EnvC family protein, with the protein product MAEVSGGPLVTDNNRGMGIHSSRRRMRGVIAVTAVVLGLSVVFTDAPAAAVHSPADSAANTSWQWPLDGNRRVTRAFEAPTDPWGKGHRGIDAAANENQEVHAPAEGTVFFAGVVVNRPVITIEHIGDVLSSFEAVTPLVSEGESVKRGQVIGTITTGPHCGSDCLHIGVRVHGEYVNPLIFFGGIERAVLLPFVSAATREGGPVDSSL
- a CDS encoding phosphatidate cytidylyltransferase, with the protein product MNADDEHSSRRESGRRRRSDLHAQLRETRDDIERQVRDGRVRFDQVNERIEARTGRNLILAIVIGVVLGIGLVASLIFVKVVFAIFATIIVGFTAFELANALRRTGRAVDPIAAVISAVLIIGTAYFIDAPSRGMVFAGGIAFVIVYRLVAQMASGQSRNVKQTVSDLATAAFIQVYVPWLASFAVVLVSQENGEWWTLAFIALVVSVDVGAYAAGLSFGKHPMAPNISPKKTWEGFAGAVVCSILAGILLALFMIGQPWWVGVILGLLILGSATVGDLVESMIKRDMGIKDMSSWLPGHGGFLDRLDSILPSAAVMFAVYTVAVH
- the tsf gene encoding translation elongation factor Ts, translated to MANFSIADLKTLREQLGTGMADTKAALVEADGDIEKATEILRLKGAKGNAKRADRSTSEGLILSRESDGSTTLVELACETDFVAKNEKFGDLANTVADAVVAAGASSVDEGLAAVSDGKTVADVIGEQAATIGEKIELRRVVRVEGTNFAVYLHRTSKDLPPQIGVVVSYQGDDAETARAIAQHIAMFDPAYLGVDDVPADVLDKEREIVTEISRNEGKPEAALPKIIEGRVNAFLKQVVLVEQAYARDSKVQVKKVLADSGLTITGFARLKVGA